The proteins below are encoded in one region of Lytechinus pictus isolate F3 Inbred chromosome 11, Lp3.0, whole genome shotgun sequence:
- the LOC129271659 gene encoding beta-3 adrenergic receptor-like, with translation MATEGTLEDRGGGVPQGTMFAPLSIMRTVLFAVVPLIIITMNLFIAVVLADDDLDFTDVDTFLYKLIISLDIVSLIVYPVIGPFFGFNVLGSLDTIQMVQVCLISCFTYAFLLLLTTWMLSAIAINKYIYITFPLKYPIYVTIRRVKVFTILAFLLSVLCALIFLPFRHFPFLDTHECSPDGFQATLPTTLPYLLMLPMSLSLPLGLIIFFDFAMIQKAVSQSKRFRRVAVQQHADDENPARDNLRDDVQGVREGIRHRGLKNVIRLVSVALFSFMTNVLTMITLCFIVDDSGVDAVVFLLNDVSQYVWNSKMVVLMLSDVKLKRATRQRIKKIARRLKFKGQEY, from the coding sequence ATGGCTACCGAAGGCACCCTAGAAGACCGAGGAGGTGGTGTACCGCAGGGAACGATGTTTGCTCCACTTTCAATCATGCGCACAGTACTTTTCGCCGTCGTCCCGCTCATTATCATTACGATGAACCTCTTCATCGCCGTCGTTTTGGCCGACGATGATTTGGACTTCACCGACGTGGATACCTTTCTATACAAGCTAATCATTTCACTCGACATCGTTTCCTTGATCGTCTATCCTGTCATTGGACCCTTCTTTGGCTTTAATGTCCTCGGATCTCTGGATACCATCCAAATGGTTCAGGTGTGCTTAATATCGTGTTTCACGTATGCCTTTCTTCTCCTCCTAACCACATGGATGTTATCCGCCATCGCAATCAACAAGTACATTTACATTACTTTTCCACTCAAATACCCGATTTACGTTACCATTAGGAGAGTGAAAGTATTCACTATCCTCGCTTTTCTCCTTTCTGTGTTGTGTGCTCTGATATTCCTGCCATTCCGCCACTTTCCGTTTCTCGACACGCATGAATGTTCCCCAGATGGCTTTCAGGCAACACTGCCGACGACTCTCCCATATCTTCTTATGCTGCCGATGTCCTTGTCATTGCCATTGGGTTTGATAATATTCTTCGACTTCGCTATGATACAAAAAGCGGTATCGCAGTCCAAACGCTTTCGCCGTGTAGCGGTTCAACAACACGCCGATGACGAGAACCCAGCGAGGGACAACTTACGCGATGATGTTCAAGGCGTTCGAGAAGGGATACGACATCGGGGACTAAAGAACGTTATTCGCCTTGTGTCGGTAGCGTTGTTTAGCTTTATGACGAATGTTCTGACCATGATAACGCTTTGCTTTATTGTAGACGATTCAGGGGTTGATGCAGTAGTTTTCCTCCTGAACGATGTGTCACAGTATGTTTGGAATAGTAAAATGGTAGTCTTGATGCTTAGCGATGTCAAGTTGAAAAGGGCCACGAGacagagaataaaaaagattgCTCGAAGGCTTAAATTCAAAGGACAAGAATACTAA